In Massilia sp. METH4, the genomic window TTGTCCTCGGTGACGTTGCCCCAGTTCGTGTTCACCTTCACCGGGCGCTTGCTGCGCGGGCCGATGCCGTCGCGCCAATGGTATTCGTCGGCGAAGCAGCCGCCCGGCCAGCGCACCAGCGGCACGCGCAGTTCCTTCAGGGCGCCCACCACGTCCTTGCGCCAGCCCTTCGTGTTCGGGATCTTCGAGTCCGGCCCGACCCACATGCCTTCGTAGATGCCGGTGCCCAGGTGCTCGGCGAACTGGCCGTAGACGTTCTTGTCGATGACGGGGCCCGGCTTGGCCGTGTCGATCGTCACGGCGACCTGCGCGAAGGCGCTGCCGCAGACTGCCAACGCAGTGGTTACGCTGAGGGCGAGGATGGTACGTCGGATCATGAGGGATCTCCTGATATGGTTTTTATTCGAAGACGGCCACGAAGCCGCCCCGTGCTTTCAGCTTGATGCTGGTTTTCCTGCTTGCGTCGATGCTCGTCCTGGCGAAGTCGCGCTCCGCCCTGTCGTCGGTGATCATGGTGCCGCGCTTGCCGATGAACGACAGGTCCAGCGCCACCGTGCGCTCCTCCGCCGTGCCGTTGAACCCGGCCACATACCACTTGCCGCCGGCCTGGCGGGCGATGACGGCATACTTGCCCGGTTCTCCGGCGATGAAGCGGCTGTCGTCCCAGCGTGCCGGCAGGGTGCGCAGGAAGTCCTTCACGTAGTCGGGCACGGTGGCCATGCCTTGCGGGACTTCGGCGAAATGCTGGATGCCCGAGACGAACAGCACGGATTCGGCCAGTTCGAAGCCGTTGCGCGTCTTGCGCTCGATCTTCGGAATGTCGGCGAACACCATCGGCGTGAAGTCCATCGGGTCGAACAGGTTGCGCGTGAACGGCAGCATGGCGGCGTGGCCGGCGATCGGGTCCTGGTCCTTCTGCTCGAAGGTGCCGAATTCGAAGCCGCGCACCGCTTCGGCCGTCACCAGGTTCGGCCAGGTGCGCGACCAGCCGCGCGGCAGGGTGGCACCGTGGAAGTTGACGAGCAGTTGCGCTTCGTAGGCGTCGCGCAGGATGCCCACGTAGTAGTCGATCATCGACTGGCCGTCGCCGCCGAAGAAGTCCACCTTGATGCCCTTGACGCCCATCTGGCGCAGCTTCGCGAACTCGGCGCGGCGGTCGGCGGCGGTCAGCAGCTTGGCGCGCGGGGTCATGTCGGTGTCGTTCCACGCCCCGGCCGAGTTGTACCAGACGAGGATGCCGACATTTTTTTGCTTCGCGTAGTCCACGAGCTGTTTGACTTGTTCATAGCCGATCTTCTGGTCCCAGTAGGCATCGATCAGCGTGTATTCCCAGCCCATGTCGGCCGCGTAGTCGATGAACTGCTTTTGCGTACCGAAGGTCGTGAAATCGTCCTTCAGGATCGCCCAGCTCCACGAGGAGTGGCCGGGCTTGACCCATTCGGGGATGCCCTCCGTCGCCGGCGCCGCCAGGTCGGTACCCAGCGTGGAATCGACGACGGTGCCGAGGCTGCCGATCGCCAGCACGCGCCACGGCGTGGTCATCTGGCCCGTCGCGATGGGCAGCAAGGCGCCATCGGTGAAGGTCTCGGCGGGCGCCGGACCGGCGATGCGGTACACGCCGCCCTTCGACTGCGCGTGCAGGCGGGAGGCGTGGAAGGAACCGTCCAGGTTCGCCTCCGTCAAGGCCACGTACGTGTCCCCCGTGCGGAACAGCGCCGGGAACACCCAGCCCGCCGGCAGGGGCGACGGCGTGCCGACCGGGATATCGACCCGGTAGTGCTCCTCGTAGGAAGGATTGGTGCGCGCGAAGCCCGTCTTCGCGACGGACATCGGCTGCAGCCACGCGCGTGCCGTGGCCGGGAGGGCGAAGCTGGTCGCCTCTTCCTTGAACTTCAGTTGCGGCGCGCGCGCCGTGTAGCGGAACGCCACGCCGTCGTTCGACACGCGGAACGTGATCTCGAGCGCCTGCTTGTCGGCGTTCAGGTAGCGCCACGTGCGCTCGTTGGCAGCGTAGGTAACGTTGCGGCGCTTGCCGGCGACGAGCTCATAGCTTTCGTTGACCACGCGCTCGGCCGACACGTCCTGCTGCGCGAACTGCCTCGTGAAATCGGCGTTATCGAACGACAGCCCGAGCGCCGACTCGCGCAGTACCGGCTTGCCGCCGCGCGCGATCCTGTAGGTGACCGCGCCATCATCCGTCTGCGCGACGGTGACGGCCAGCTTGCCGTCGGGGCTGGTGAGGGTTTGCGTGGTCGGCTGGGCAAAAGCGACGGCAGGCGCGGCAAGGGCCGACGCCGCCAGAATCCGGAACATGGCAGGTTTCATGTCGTTAACGATGAAAGGCGCCACCGAAGGCGGCGTGCTGCGATCGGAACTACTGATGGGTTATAGCCGAGCCCGTGTCTCGCGGTGCCTGGCACTGCGAGATACGAACTCAGCCATTACTACCGATCAGCTCGTGTCTCGTGGGGTCAGACCCCAGTGACACAGCCTGAACAATAAGTACTGCCGAGCTCGTGTCCCATGGTGCCTGGCACCAAGAGACACGAGCTCGGCTGTAGTGGCTTAAACCCAGCCCGCGTCGACGATGAATTCCTGCCCGGTGCACATGGCGCTGTCGTCCGCGCCCAGGAACAGGATCATGGCGGCCACGTGCTCCGGCATCAGCTTGCCCGGCAGGCATTGGGCGCGCTTGATCTCGGCTTCGCCGGCGGCGTCGACCCATAGGTCGATCTGCCGCTGGGTCATCACCCAGCCGGGCGTGACGGTGTTGACGCGGATGTTGTACGGGCCGAAGTCGCGCGCCAGGCAGCGCGTCAGGCCGATCACGGCGGCCTTGGTGGTGCCGTAGACGGGGTAGCCGGCGTTCTTGGCGTGCCACGACATGGAGCTGATGTTGATGATCGAGCCGCCGCCCTTCTTCTTCATGCCCTCGAGAACGGACTGGCAGGTGAAGAACATCGGCCGCTGGTTGATCGCGATGCGCTCGTTCCAGTATTCCAGCGTCACCTCTTCCGGCTTGTGGCGCTGGTCGTTCGCGGCGTTGTTGACGAGGATGTCGAAGTCGCCAATCTCCGCCGCCAGTTCGGCAATCGTGTTCTGCAGCGCGGGAATGTCGGTGATGTCGCAGTAGCGGTACAGCGGCGCCGGATGGCCGGCGGCCTTGATGCGCTCGACCAGCGCCAGGCTCGCTTCCTTGGCGATGTCGACGAACGCCACGACGGCGCCCTGCTCCGCGTAGGAAGCGACGATCGCCTCACCGATGCCGGTGCCGCCACCGGTGACGAAAACGCGCTTGCCGCGCAGGCTGCCGAACTTGGCCGCGCTGTTGGCCGATTCACTCATGCTCTTGTCTCCCTGTTGTTCCAACCTTGTGTTCCAACCTCATGGTCCAACTCTTGAACCCGTTCATTCCTTGCCCAGCACGCCGTCGCGGCGACGCCAGATCCCCAGCGGGTTCCCGTCGCGCAGCGCTTCCGGCAGCAGCCGCTGCGGCAGGTTCTGGTAGCACACCGGGCGCAGGAAGCGCAGGATGGCACCGGTACCCACCGAGGTGCTGCGCCCGTCGGACGTGGCCGGGAACGGCCCGCCGTGCACCATCGCCGTCGACACTTCCACGCCGGTCGGGAAGCCGTTGGCCAGGATGCGGCCGACCTTGCGTTCCAGCGCCGGCAGCAGCGTTTCGGCCGCTTCGATGTCGCTCTCTTCCAGCTGCAGCGTGGCCGTCAGCTGGCCTTCCAGGTGATCCGTCACCCGGCGCATTTCTTCCACGTCGCGGCAGGCCACCAGCAGCGAGGCCGGGCCGAACACCTCGCCATGCAGCGC contains:
- a CDS encoding glycoside hydrolase family 97 catalytic domain-containing protein produces the protein MFRILAASALAAPAVAFAQPTTQTLTSPDGKLAVTVAQTDDGAVTYRIARGGKPVLRESALGLSFDNADFTRQFAQQDVSAERVVNESYELVAGKRRNVTYAANERTWRYLNADKQALEITFRVSNDGVAFRYTARAPQLKFKEEATSFALPATARAWLQPMSVAKTGFARTNPSYEEHYRVDIPVGTPSPLPAGWVFPALFRTGDTYVALTEANLDGSFHASRLHAQSKGGVYRIAGPAPAETFTDGALLPIATGQMTTPWRVLAIGSLGTVVDSTLGTDLAAPATEGIPEWVKPGHSSWSWAILKDDFTTFGTQKQFIDYAADMGWEYTLIDAYWDQKIGYEQVKQLVDYAKQKNVGILVWYNSAGAWNDTDMTPRAKLLTAADRRAEFAKLRQMGVKGIKVDFFGGDGQSMIDYYVGILRDAYEAQLLVNFHGATLPRGWSRTWPNLVTAEAVRGFEFGTFEQKDQDPIAGHAAMLPFTRNLFDPMDFTPMVFADIPKIERKTRNGFELAESVLFVSGIQHFAEVPQGMATVPDYVKDFLRTLPARWDDSRFIAGEPGKYAVIARQAGGKWYVAGFNGTAEERTVALDLSFIGKRGTMITDDRAERDFARTSIDASRKTSIKLKARGGFVAVFE
- a CDS encoding SDR family oxidoreductase, with translation MSESANSAAKFGSLRGKRVFVTGGGTGIGEAIVASYAEQGAVVAFVDIAKEASLALVERIKAAGHPAPLYRYCDITDIPALQNTIAELAAEIGDFDILVNNAANDQRHKPEEVTLEYWNERIAINQRPMFFTCQSVLEGMKKKGGGSIINISSMSWHAKNAGYPVYGTTKAAVIGLTRCLARDFGPYNIRVNTVTPGWVMTQRQIDLWVDAAGEAEIKRAQCLPGKLMPEHVAAMILFLGADDSAMCTGQEFIVDAGWV